A region from the Halichondria panicea chromosome 11, odHalPani1.1, whole genome shotgun sequence genome encodes:
- the LOC135343857 gene encoding V-type proton ATPase subunit F-like gives MVEKSGKLLAIIADEDTCTGFLLGGIGDINNKRQENYLIVTKDTAVSDIEDAFKSFTGRRDIAIILINQNIAEMIRHLIDNYSQPIPAVLEIPSKDHPYDPSKDSILRRAKGMFNAEDFR, from the exons ATGGTAGAGAAGAGTGGAAAGCTATTGGCTATCATAGCTGATGAG GACACATGTACGGGTTTTCTGCTGGGTGGTATAGGAGACATCAACAACAAGAGGCAAGAGAACTACCTCATCGTGACCAAAG ATACTGCAGTAAGTGATATTGAAGATGCTTTCAAGAGCTTCACTGGGAGAAGAGACATTGCTATCATACTCATCAACCAGAAt ATTGCAGAGATGATACGGCACCTGATAGACAACTATTCGCAGCCCATCCCAGCAGTCTTGGAGATCCCCTCTAAAGACCACCCCTACGATCCTTCCAAAGACTCCATCCTCAGAAGAGCAAAG GGTATGTTCAATGCTGAAGACTTCCGCTGA